Genomic segment of Mycolicibacterium psychrotolerans:
TCCGGGCGCCGAGATCGTCGACGATGCGCTGCGGCAGCAGGCTCACCAGGTAGGAGTACCGCGACAGCCGGGCGTCGATGCCGTCGAAGGCGTGCGTCGACACGGCGGCGCCGCCGACATGGTCGAGGCGTTCCAGCACGCGCACGCGACGGCCCGCCCTGGCCAGGTAGCCCGCGGCCACCAGACCGTTGTGTCCGCCGCCGACGATGACGACGTCGGCGCGGGTGTCGGTGCGGCCGCTCAGTTCAGGTAGCCCTCGACCTCGTCGGCGGGGCGGACCTGGGCGGCAGCGGGGTCGCCACCGGTCTCGCGCAGCGCGCGGCGCTGGCGCAGCAGATCCCAGCACTGGTCGAGCTGGACCTCGACGGCGCGCAGCCGCTGATGCTCTTCGGACTCGTCGATCTCGTGATGCTGCAGCTTCTCGCGGAGTTCCTTCTCCTCTGCGACGAGCTGGTTCACCTGAGCGAGGATTTCTTCGTCTTTGGCCACGGCTACCAGTGTGCCTCCCCGCGCGATCTGATGACGGGGTGGGCGCGACCCCGCCAAGCGCGACGCCCCGGCGGTCTAGGGTGAGCGGCATGGCTACCAAACCCGAGATCGACTTTCCCGAAGGCCCGCCGCCCACCGAGCTCGTGATCGAAGACCTCGTCGTGGGCGACGGTCCGGAGGCGGTGCCGGG
This window contains:
- a CDS encoding DUF2630 family protein, whose product is MAKDEEILAQVNQLVAEEKELREKLQHHEIDESEEHQRLRAVEVQLDQCWDLLRQRRALRETGGDPAAAQVRPADEVEGYLN